One segment of Kogia breviceps isolate mKogBre1 chromosome 14, mKogBre1 haplotype 1, whole genome shotgun sequence DNA contains the following:
- the ITGAX gene encoding integrin alpha-X isoform X2, whose product MPMSDLPVMTWTRIFLLLLMALASSFCFNLDIEQPTTFRVDSAGFGYSVVQYANWLVVGAPQAIKAANQTGGLYQCDYSMGKCEPIPLPVPPEAVNMSLGLSMVATTSPFRLLACGPTVHHACRENMHLTGFCFLLVSPSWQAQRIPAALQECPRQEQDIVFLIDGSGSISYTNFAKMLNFVKAMMSQFQRPSSQFSLVQFSDQFKVHFTFKAFADSSNPLSLLNSVQKLNGYTHTASAIRKVTEQLFSALHGARKDASKILIVITDGQKQFDPLDYKDVIPSAEAAGIIRYAIGVGLAFQYASSWQELKDIASEPSQEHIFKVENFDALRDIQNQLKDKIFAIEGTQTISSSSFELEMSQEGFSAVFTPDGPVLGAVGSFSWSGGAFLYPPNRSPAFINMSQERADTRDSYLGYSAELAVWKRVHSLVLGAPRHQHTGKAVIFTQVSGQWRPKAEVTGTQIGSYFGASLSSVDVDRDGSSDLVLIGAPHYYEQSRGGQVSVCPLPRGRAKWQCGAVLQGEQGHPWARFGAALTVLGDVNGDRLTDVAIGAPGEQENRGAVYLFHGTSGLGISPAHSQRITGAQFSPSLQYFGQSLSGGQDLTMDGLVDLAVGALGHALLLRTRPVLRVWANIHITPPEITKSVYECHQQLAFAQSLGEAIVCLRVSQSPKNRLANVQSVVTFDLTLDPGRLSPRAVFEETRTRNLTRVRHLGLTQHCEPVRLLLPACVEDSVTPIILRLNFSLVGKPVSGFGNLQPMLAVDAQRYFMTSLPFEKNCGADHVCQDDLGISFGVSGLKTLIVGSNLELNLEVRVWNDGEDSYGTTITFFYPPGLSYRRVAGGQNQLQSRALRLTCDSAPTGSQGTLSTSCSINHLIFREGAQITFRATFDVSPTAMLGDRLLLEANVSSENNSPKMSKTTFRLELPVKYAVYTVISSHEQSTKYLNFSASEQAESSATQHRYQVNNLGQRDLPVGIDFSVPVGLNGVKVQDMEVLHPQNPSIQCPSERTVPTESNFLTHFQKKPVLDCSVADCLRFHCDIPSFGVQEELDFILKGNLSFGWVNQTLQKKVLVVSVAEVTFNRSVYSQLPGQEAFLRAQTELVLEKYEVYNPTPIIVGSSVGGLLLLALITAILYKVGFFKRQYKEMMEGANGQTSPENGTGDPQVSQ is encoded by the exons ATGCCCATGTCTGACCTTCCAGTCATGACCTGGACCAGGATTTTCCTCCTCCTGTTGATGG ccctggctTCTTCTTTCTGCTTCAACTTGGACATAGAGCAGCCAACAACCTTCCGTGTGGACAGTGCTGGGTTTGGATACAGCGTGGTCCAGTATGCCAACTG GCTGGTGGTTGGAGCCCCCCAGGCGATAAAGGCGGCCAATCAAACGGGCGGCCTCTACCAGTGCGACTACAGCATGGGCAAGTGTGAACCCATCCCCCTGCCGG TGCCTCCAGAGGCTGTGAACATGTCCCTGGGCCTGTCCATGGTGGCCACCACCAGCCCCTTTCGGCTGCTG GCCTGTGGCCCCACCGTGCACCATGCCTGCAGGGAGAACATGCACTTGACCGGGTTTTGCTTCCTGCTGGTCTCCCCGTCCTGGCAGGCCCAGAGAATCCCGGCTGCCCTGCAGG AGTGCCCAAGGCAGGAGCAGGACATCGTCTTCCTGATCGATGGTTCAGGCAGCATCTCCTACACCAATTTTGCCAAAATGCTGAACTTCGTGAAGGCTATGATGAGCCAGTTCCAGAGGCCCAGCTCCCAG TTCTCCCTGGTGCAGTTCTCTGACCAGTTCAAGGTGCACTTCACTTTCAAAGCTTTCGCAGACAGCTCAAACCCACTAAGCCTGCTGAACTCCGTACAGAAGCTGAATGGGTACACGCACACGGCCTCAGCCATCAGGAAGGTCAC AGAACAGCTGTTCAGTGCCTTGCATGGGGCCCGGAAAGATGCCTCCAAAATCCTCATCGTCATCACTGATGGGCAGAAACAATTTGACCCTCTGGATTACAAGGATGTCATTCCCAGTGCTGAGGCTGCTGGCATCATCCGCTATGCAATTGGG GTGGGATTGGCTTTTCAATATGCATCTTCCTGGCAAGAGTTAAAGGACATCGCATCGGAGCCCTCCCAGgaacatatatttaaagtggagaACTTTGATGCTTTGAGAGACATTCAGAACCAACTGAAAGACAAGATCTTTGCCATTGAGG GTACGCAGACCATAAGCAGCAGTTCCTTTGAACTGGAGATGTCCCAGGAGGGCTTCAGTGCTGTGTTCACGCCT GATGGACCAGTGCTGGGGGCTGTGGGGAGCTTCAGCTGGTCCGGAGGCGCCTTCCTGTACCCCCCAAATAGGAGCCCCGCCTTCATCAACATGTCTCAGGAGCGCGCGGACACGAGGGACTCTTACCTGG GTTACTCCGCAGAGCTGGCCGTTTGGAAGCGGGTACACAGCCTGGTCCTGGGGGCCCCCCGCCATCAGCACACCGGGAAGGCTGTCATCTTCACCCAGGTGTCCGGGCAATGGAGGCCGAAAGCGGAAGTCACAGGGACCCAG ATCGGCTCCTACTTCGGGGCCTCCCTCAGCTCCGTGGACGTGGACAGAGATGGCAGCTCCGACCTGGTCCTCATCGGGGCCCCGCATTACTATGAGCAGAGCCGGGGGGGCCAGGTGTCCGTGTGCCCCTTGCCCCGGGGG AGGGCTAAGTGGCAGTGCGGTGCCGTCCTGCAAGGGGAGCAAGGCCACCCCTGGGCccgctttggggcagctctgacgGTGCTGGGGGATGTGAACGGGGACAGGCTGACGGACGTGGCCATCGGGGCCCCGGGAGAGCAGGAGAACCGGGGTGCTGTCTACCTGTTTCACGGAACCTCGGGCCTGGGCatcagccccgcccacagccag CGGATCACAGGTGCCCAGTTCTCCCCCAGCCTCCAGTATTTTGGGCAGTCGCTGAGCGGGGGTCAGGACCTCACCATGGATGGACTGGTGGACTTGGCTGTGGGGGCCTTGGGGCACGCGCTGCTGCTCAG GACCAGACCTGTGCTTAGGGTGTGGGCAAACATCCACATCACACCTCCAGAGATCACCAAGTCTGTGTATGAGTGCCACCAGCAGCTGGCCTTTGCCCAGTCTCTGGGTGAGGCCATTGTCTGCCTTCGTGTTTCTCAAAGTCCCAAGAACCGGCTGG CTAACGTCCAAAGCGTTGTGACCTTTGACCTAACCCTTGACCCTGGCCGCCTGAGTCCTCGTGCTGTCTTCGAGGAGACAAGGACTCGGAATCTGACTCGCGTTCGACACCTGGGGCTGACACAGCACTGCGAGCCTGTGAGGTTGCTCCTGCCG GCCTGTGTGGAGGACTCGGTGACCCCCATCATCTTGCGTCTCAACTTCTCCCTAGTGGGCAAGCCTGTCTCTGGCTTTGGAAACCTCCAGCCTATGCTGGCAGTGGATGCCCAGAGATACTTCATGACCTCT CTCCCCTTTGAGAAGAACTGTGGTGCCGATCACGTCTGCCAGGACGACCTCGGCATCTCCTTCGGGGTCTCAGG CTTGAAGACCCTGATTGTGGGGAGTAACCTAGAGCTGAACTTGGAAGTGAGAGTGTGGAATGATGGCGAGGACTCCTATGGAACCACAATCACCTTCTTCTACCCGCCGGGGCTATCTTATCGACGTGTGGCAGGGGGCCAG AACCAGCTGCAGTCACGTGCCCTGCGCCTGACCTGTGACAGTGCCCCCACCGGGAGCCAGGGCACCCTCAGCACCAGCTGTAGCATCAACCACCTAATCTTCCGTGAGGGCGCCCAG ATCACCTTCAGGGCCACCTTTGACGTCTCCCCCACGGCCATGCTGGGAGACCGGCTGCTTCTTGAAGCCAATGTGAGCAG TGAGAATAACAGCCCCAAGATGAGCAAGACCACCTTCCGGCTGGAGCTCCCGGTGAAGTACGCTGTCTACACCGTGATCAGCAG ccATGAACAATCCACCAAGTACCTCAACTTCTCGGCCTCCGAGCAGGCGGAAAGCAGCGCGACTCAGCACAGATACCAG GTGAACAACTTGGGACAGAGGGACCTGCCTGTCGGCATTGACTTCTCAGTGCCCGTGGGGCTGAACGGGGTGAAGGTTCAGGATATGGAGGTCCTCCACCCTCAG AACCCATCCATTCAGTGTCCTTCAGAGAGGACAGTACCCACAGAGTCCAACTTCCTGACCCACTTTCAGAAGAAGCCTGTCCTG GACTGCTCCGTTGCTGACTGCCTGAGGTTCCACTGTGACATCCCCTCCTTCGGCGTCCAGGAGGAACTTGACTTCATCCTGAAGGGCAACCTCAGCTTCGGCTGGGTCAACCAG ACACTGCAGAAGAAGGTGTTAGTTGTGAGTGTGGCTGAGGTCACGTTCAACAGATCCGTGTATTCCCAGCTTCCAGGACAGGAGGCGTTTTTGAGAGCCCAG ACGGAGCTGGTGCTGGAGAAGTATGAGGTCTATAACCCCACCCCCATTATTGTGGGCAGCTCTGTGGGAGGACTGCTGCTGCTGGCTCTCATCACAGCCATACTGTACAAG GTTGGCTTCTTCAAACGTCAGTACAAGGAAATGATGGAGGGAGCAAATGGACAGACATCTCCAGAAAATGGGACAGGAGACCCCCAAGTTTCCCAGTAA
- the ITGAX gene encoding integrin alpha-X isoform X1, which translates to MPMSDLPVMTWTRIFLLLLMALASSFCFNLDIEQPTTFRVDSAGFGYSVVQYANWLVVGAPQAIKAANQTGGLYQCDYSMGKCEPIPLPVPPEAVNMSLGLSMVATTSPFRLLACGPTVHHACRENMHLTGFCFLLVSPSWQAQRIPAALQECPRQEQDIVFLIDGSGSISYTNFAKMLNFVKAMMSQFQRPSSQFSLVQFSDQFKVHFTFKAFADSSNPLSLLNSVQKLNGYTHTASAIRKVTEQLFSALHGARKDASKILIVITDGQKQFDPLDYKDVIPSAEAAGIIRYAIGVGLAFQYASSWQELKDIASEPSQEHIFKVENFDALRDIQNQLKDKIFAIEGTQTISSSSFELEMSQEGFSAVFTPDGPVLGAVGSFSWSGGAFLYPPNRSPAFINMSQERADTRDSYLGYSAELAVWKRVHSLVLGAPRHQHTGKAVIFTQVSGQWRPKAEVTGTQIGSYFGASLSSVDVDRDGSSDLVLIGAPHYYEQSRGGQVSVCPLPRGRAKWQCGAVLQGEQGHPWARFGAALTVLGDVNGDRLTDVAIGAPGEQENRGAVYLFHGTSGLGISPAHSQRITGAQFSPSLQYFGQSLSGGQDLTMDGLVDLAVGALGHALLLRTRPVLRVWANIHITPPEITKSVYECHQQLAFAQSLGEAIVCLRVSQSPKNRLANVQSVVTFDLTLDPGRLSPRAVFEETRTRNLTRVRHLGLTQHCEPVRLLLPACVEDSVTPIILRLNFSLVGKPVSGFGNLQPMLAVDAQRYFMTSLPFEKNCGADHVCQDDLGISFGVSGLKTLIVGSNLELNLEVRVWNDGEDSYGTTITFFYPPGLSYRRVAGGQNQLQSRALRLTCDSAPTGSQGTLSTSCSINHLIFREGAQITFRATFDVSPTAMLGDRLLLEANVSSENNSPKMSKTTFRLELPVKYAVYTVISSHEQSTKYLNFSASEQAESSATQHRYQVNNLGQRDLPVGIDFSVPVGLNGVKVQDMEVLHPQNPSIQCPSERTVPTESNFLTHFQKKPVLDCSVADCLRFHCDIPSFGVQEELDFILKGNLSFGWVNQTLQKKVLVVSVAEVTFNRSVYSQLPGQEAFLRAQLCGRTAAAGSHHSHTVQGWLLQTSVQGNDGGSKWTDISRKWDRRPPSFPVRNYLLLSFGPALP; encoded by the exons ATGCCCATGTCTGACCTTCCAGTCATGACCTGGACCAGGATTTTCCTCCTCCTGTTGATGG ccctggctTCTTCTTTCTGCTTCAACTTGGACATAGAGCAGCCAACAACCTTCCGTGTGGACAGTGCTGGGTTTGGATACAGCGTGGTCCAGTATGCCAACTG GCTGGTGGTTGGAGCCCCCCAGGCGATAAAGGCGGCCAATCAAACGGGCGGCCTCTACCAGTGCGACTACAGCATGGGCAAGTGTGAACCCATCCCCCTGCCGG TGCCTCCAGAGGCTGTGAACATGTCCCTGGGCCTGTCCATGGTGGCCACCACCAGCCCCTTTCGGCTGCTG GCCTGTGGCCCCACCGTGCACCATGCCTGCAGGGAGAACATGCACTTGACCGGGTTTTGCTTCCTGCTGGTCTCCCCGTCCTGGCAGGCCCAGAGAATCCCGGCTGCCCTGCAGG AGTGCCCAAGGCAGGAGCAGGACATCGTCTTCCTGATCGATGGTTCAGGCAGCATCTCCTACACCAATTTTGCCAAAATGCTGAACTTCGTGAAGGCTATGATGAGCCAGTTCCAGAGGCCCAGCTCCCAG TTCTCCCTGGTGCAGTTCTCTGACCAGTTCAAGGTGCACTTCACTTTCAAAGCTTTCGCAGACAGCTCAAACCCACTAAGCCTGCTGAACTCCGTACAGAAGCTGAATGGGTACACGCACACGGCCTCAGCCATCAGGAAGGTCAC AGAACAGCTGTTCAGTGCCTTGCATGGGGCCCGGAAAGATGCCTCCAAAATCCTCATCGTCATCACTGATGGGCAGAAACAATTTGACCCTCTGGATTACAAGGATGTCATTCCCAGTGCTGAGGCTGCTGGCATCATCCGCTATGCAATTGGG GTGGGATTGGCTTTTCAATATGCATCTTCCTGGCAAGAGTTAAAGGACATCGCATCGGAGCCCTCCCAGgaacatatatttaaagtggagaACTTTGATGCTTTGAGAGACATTCAGAACCAACTGAAAGACAAGATCTTTGCCATTGAGG GTACGCAGACCATAAGCAGCAGTTCCTTTGAACTGGAGATGTCCCAGGAGGGCTTCAGTGCTGTGTTCACGCCT GATGGACCAGTGCTGGGGGCTGTGGGGAGCTTCAGCTGGTCCGGAGGCGCCTTCCTGTACCCCCCAAATAGGAGCCCCGCCTTCATCAACATGTCTCAGGAGCGCGCGGACACGAGGGACTCTTACCTGG GTTACTCCGCAGAGCTGGCCGTTTGGAAGCGGGTACACAGCCTGGTCCTGGGGGCCCCCCGCCATCAGCACACCGGGAAGGCTGTCATCTTCACCCAGGTGTCCGGGCAATGGAGGCCGAAAGCGGAAGTCACAGGGACCCAG ATCGGCTCCTACTTCGGGGCCTCCCTCAGCTCCGTGGACGTGGACAGAGATGGCAGCTCCGACCTGGTCCTCATCGGGGCCCCGCATTACTATGAGCAGAGCCGGGGGGGCCAGGTGTCCGTGTGCCCCTTGCCCCGGGGG AGGGCTAAGTGGCAGTGCGGTGCCGTCCTGCAAGGGGAGCAAGGCCACCCCTGGGCccgctttggggcagctctgacgGTGCTGGGGGATGTGAACGGGGACAGGCTGACGGACGTGGCCATCGGGGCCCCGGGAGAGCAGGAGAACCGGGGTGCTGTCTACCTGTTTCACGGAACCTCGGGCCTGGGCatcagccccgcccacagccag CGGATCACAGGTGCCCAGTTCTCCCCCAGCCTCCAGTATTTTGGGCAGTCGCTGAGCGGGGGTCAGGACCTCACCATGGATGGACTGGTGGACTTGGCTGTGGGGGCCTTGGGGCACGCGCTGCTGCTCAG GACCAGACCTGTGCTTAGGGTGTGGGCAAACATCCACATCACACCTCCAGAGATCACCAAGTCTGTGTATGAGTGCCACCAGCAGCTGGCCTTTGCCCAGTCTCTGGGTGAGGCCATTGTCTGCCTTCGTGTTTCTCAAAGTCCCAAGAACCGGCTGG CTAACGTCCAAAGCGTTGTGACCTTTGACCTAACCCTTGACCCTGGCCGCCTGAGTCCTCGTGCTGTCTTCGAGGAGACAAGGACTCGGAATCTGACTCGCGTTCGACACCTGGGGCTGACACAGCACTGCGAGCCTGTGAGGTTGCTCCTGCCG GCCTGTGTGGAGGACTCGGTGACCCCCATCATCTTGCGTCTCAACTTCTCCCTAGTGGGCAAGCCTGTCTCTGGCTTTGGAAACCTCCAGCCTATGCTGGCAGTGGATGCCCAGAGATACTTCATGACCTCT CTCCCCTTTGAGAAGAACTGTGGTGCCGATCACGTCTGCCAGGACGACCTCGGCATCTCCTTCGGGGTCTCAGG CTTGAAGACCCTGATTGTGGGGAGTAACCTAGAGCTGAACTTGGAAGTGAGAGTGTGGAATGATGGCGAGGACTCCTATGGAACCACAATCACCTTCTTCTACCCGCCGGGGCTATCTTATCGACGTGTGGCAGGGGGCCAG AACCAGCTGCAGTCACGTGCCCTGCGCCTGACCTGTGACAGTGCCCCCACCGGGAGCCAGGGCACCCTCAGCACCAGCTGTAGCATCAACCACCTAATCTTCCGTGAGGGCGCCCAG ATCACCTTCAGGGCCACCTTTGACGTCTCCCCCACGGCCATGCTGGGAGACCGGCTGCTTCTTGAAGCCAATGTGAGCAG TGAGAATAACAGCCCCAAGATGAGCAAGACCACCTTCCGGCTGGAGCTCCCGGTGAAGTACGCTGTCTACACCGTGATCAGCAG ccATGAACAATCCACCAAGTACCTCAACTTCTCGGCCTCCGAGCAGGCGGAAAGCAGCGCGACTCAGCACAGATACCAG GTGAACAACTTGGGACAGAGGGACCTGCCTGTCGGCATTGACTTCTCAGTGCCCGTGGGGCTGAACGGGGTGAAGGTTCAGGATATGGAGGTCCTCCACCCTCAG AACCCATCCATTCAGTGTCCTTCAGAGAGGACAGTACCCACAGAGTCCAACTTCCTGACCCACTTTCAGAAGAAGCCTGTCCTG GACTGCTCCGTTGCTGACTGCCTGAGGTTCCACTGTGACATCCCCTCCTTCGGCGTCCAGGAGGAACTTGACTTCATCCTGAAGGGCAACCTCAGCTTCGGCTGGGTCAACCAG ACACTGCAGAAGAAGGTGTTAGTTGTGAGTGTGGCTGAGGTCACGTTCAACAGATCCGTGTATTCCCAGCTTCCAGGACAGGAGGCGTTTTTGAGAGCCCAG CTCTGTGGGAGGACTGCTGCTGCTGGCTCTCATCACAGCCATACTGTACAAG GTTGGCTTCTTCAAACGTCAGTACAAGGAAATGATGGAGGGAGCAAATGGACAGACATCTCCAGAAAATGGGACAGGAGACCCCCAAGTTTCCCAGTAAGAAACTACCTCCTGCTCTCCTTTGGACCTGCTCTCCCCTGA
- the ITGAX gene encoding integrin alpha-X isoform X3 → MGKCEPIPLPVPPEAVNMSLGLSMVATTSPFRLLACGPTVHHACRENMHLTGFCFLLVSPSWQAQRIPAALQECPRQEQDIVFLIDGSGSISYTNFAKMLNFVKAMMSQFQRPSSQFSLVQFSDQFKVHFTFKAFADSSNPLSLLNSVQKLNGYTHTASAIRKVTEQLFSALHGARKDASKILIVITDGQKQFDPLDYKDVIPSAEAAGIIRYAIGVGLAFQYASSWQELKDIASEPSQEHIFKVENFDALRDIQNQLKDKIFAIEGTQTISSSSFELEMSQEGFSAVFTPDGPVLGAVGSFSWSGGAFLYPPNRSPAFINMSQERADTRDSYLGYSAELAVWKRVHSLVLGAPRHQHTGKAVIFTQVSGQWRPKAEVTGTQIGSYFGASLSSVDVDRDGSSDLVLIGAPHYYEQSRGGQVSVCPLPRGRAKWQCGAVLQGEQGHPWARFGAALTVLGDVNGDRLTDVAIGAPGEQENRGAVYLFHGTSGLGISPAHSQRITGAQFSPSLQYFGQSLSGGQDLTMDGLVDLAVGALGHALLLRTRPVLRVWANIHITPPEITKSVYECHQQLAFAQSLGEAIVCLRVSQSPKNRLANVQSVVTFDLTLDPGRLSPRAVFEETRTRNLTRVRHLGLTQHCEPVRLLLPACVEDSVTPIILRLNFSLVGKPVSGFGNLQPMLAVDAQRYFMTSLPFEKNCGADHVCQDDLGISFGVSGLKTLIVGSNLELNLEVRVWNDGEDSYGTTITFFYPPGLSYRRVAGGQNQLQSRALRLTCDSAPTGSQGTLSTSCSINHLIFREGAQITFRATFDVSPTAMLGDRLLLEANVSSENNSPKMSKTTFRLELPVKYAVYTVISSHEQSTKYLNFSASEQAESSATQHRYQVNNLGQRDLPVGIDFSVPVGLNGVKVQDMEVLHPQNPSIQCPSERTVPTESNFLTHFQKKPVLDCSVADCLRFHCDIPSFGVQEELDFILKGNLSFGWVNQTLQKKVLVVSVAEVTFNRSVYSQLPGQEAFLRAQTELVLEKYEVYNPTPIIVGSSVGGLLLLALITAILYKVGFFKRQYKEMMEGANGQTSPENGTGDPQVSQ, encoded by the exons ATGGGCAAGTGTGAACCCATCCCCCTGCCGG TGCCTCCAGAGGCTGTGAACATGTCCCTGGGCCTGTCCATGGTGGCCACCACCAGCCCCTTTCGGCTGCTG GCCTGTGGCCCCACCGTGCACCATGCCTGCAGGGAGAACATGCACTTGACCGGGTTTTGCTTCCTGCTGGTCTCCCCGTCCTGGCAGGCCCAGAGAATCCCGGCTGCCCTGCAGG AGTGCCCAAGGCAGGAGCAGGACATCGTCTTCCTGATCGATGGTTCAGGCAGCATCTCCTACACCAATTTTGCCAAAATGCTGAACTTCGTGAAGGCTATGATGAGCCAGTTCCAGAGGCCCAGCTCCCAG TTCTCCCTGGTGCAGTTCTCTGACCAGTTCAAGGTGCACTTCACTTTCAAAGCTTTCGCAGACAGCTCAAACCCACTAAGCCTGCTGAACTCCGTACAGAAGCTGAATGGGTACACGCACACGGCCTCAGCCATCAGGAAGGTCAC AGAACAGCTGTTCAGTGCCTTGCATGGGGCCCGGAAAGATGCCTCCAAAATCCTCATCGTCATCACTGATGGGCAGAAACAATTTGACCCTCTGGATTACAAGGATGTCATTCCCAGTGCTGAGGCTGCTGGCATCATCCGCTATGCAATTGGG GTGGGATTGGCTTTTCAATATGCATCTTCCTGGCAAGAGTTAAAGGACATCGCATCGGAGCCCTCCCAGgaacatatatttaaagtggagaACTTTGATGCTTTGAGAGACATTCAGAACCAACTGAAAGACAAGATCTTTGCCATTGAGG GTACGCAGACCATAAGCAGCAGTTCCTTTGAACTGGAGATGTCCCAGGAGGGCTTCAGTGCTGTGTTCACGCCT GATGGACCAGTGCTGGGGGCTGTGGGGAGCTTCAGCTGGTCCGGAGGCGCCTTCCTGTACCCCCCAAATAGGAGCCCCGCCTTCATCAACATGTCTCAGGAGCGCGCGGACACGAGGGACTCTTACCTGG GTTACTCCGCAGAGCTGGCCGTTTGGAAGCGGGTACACAGCCTGGTCCTGGGGGCCCCCCGCCATCAGCACACCGGGAAGGCTGTCATCTTCACCCAGGTGTCCGGGCAATGGAGGCCGAAAGCGGAAGTCACAGGGACCCAG ATCGGCTCCTACTTCGGGGCCTCCCTCAGCTCCGTGGACGTGGACAGAGATGGCAGCTCCGACCTGGTCCTCATCGGGGCCCCGCATTACTATGAGCAGAGCCGGGGGGGCCAGGTGTCCGTGTGCCCCTTGCCCCGGGGG AGGGCTAAGTGGCAGTGCGGTGCCGTCCTGCAAGGGGAGCAAGGCCACCCCTGGGCccgctttggggcagctctgacgGTGCTGGGGGATGTGAACGGGGACAGGCTGACGGACGTGGCCATCGGGGCCCCGGGAGAGCAGGAGAACCGGGGTGCTGTCTACCTGTTTCACGGAACCTCGGGCCTGGGCatcagccccgcccacagccag CGGATCACAGGTGCCCAGTTCTCCCCCAGCCTCCAGTATTTTGGGCAGTCGCTGAGCGGGGGTCAGGACCTCACCATGGATGGACTGGTGGACTTGGCTGTGGGGGCCTTGGGGCACGCGCTGCTGCTCAG GACCAGACCTGTGCTTAGGGTGTGGGCAAACATCCACATCACACCTCCAGAGATCACCAAGTCTGTGTATGAGTGCCACCAGCAGCTGGCCTTTGCCCAGTCTCTGGGTGAGGCCATTGTCTGCCTTCGTGTTTCTCAAAGTCCCAAGAACCGGCTGG CTAACGTCCAAAGCGTTGTGACCTTTGACCTAACCCTTGACCCTGGCCGCCTGAGTCCTCGTGCTGTCTTCGAGGAGACAAGGACTCGGAATCTGACTCGCGTTCGACACCTGGGGCTGACACAGCACTGCGAGCCTGTGAGGTTGCTCCTGCCG GCCTGTGTGGAGGACTCGGTGACCCCCATCATCTTGCGTCTCAACTTCTCCCTAGTGGGCAAGCCTGTCTCTGGCTTTGGAAACCTCCAGCCTATGCTGGCAGTGGATGCCCAGAGATACTTCATGACCTCT CTCCCCTTTGAGAAGAACTGTGGTGCCGATCACGTCTGCCAGGACGACCTCGGCATCTCCTTCGGGGTCTCAGG CTTGAAGACCCTGATTGTGGGGAGTAACCTAGAGCTGAACTTGGAAGTGAGAGTGTGGAATGATGGCGAGGACTCCTATGGAACCACAATCACCTTCTTCTACCCGCCGGGGCTATCTTATCGACGTGTGGCAGGGGGCCAG AACCAGCTGCAGTCACGTGCCCTGCGCCTGACCTGTGACAGTGCCCCCACCGGGAGCCAGGGCACCCTCAGCACCAGCTGTAGCATCAACCACCTAATCTTCCGTGAGGGCGCCCAG ATCACCTTCAGGGCCACCTTTGACGTCTCCCCCACGGCCATGCTGGGAGACCGGCTGCTTCTTGAAGCCAATGTGAGCAG TGAGAATAACAGCCCCAAGATGAGCAAGACCACCTTCCGGCTGGAGCTCCCGGTGAAGTACGCTGTCTACACCGTGATCAGCAG ccATGAACAATCCACCAAGTACCTCAACTTCTCGGCCTCCGAGCAGGCGGAAAGCAGCGCGACTCAGCACAGATACCAG GTGAACAACTTGGGACAGAGGGACCTGCCTGTCGGCATTGACTTCTCAGTGCCCGTGGGGCTGAACGGGGTGAAGGTTCAGGATATGGAGGTCCTCCACCCTCAG AACCCATCCATTCAGTGTCCTTCAGAGAGGACAGTACCCACAGAGTCCAACTTCCTGACCCACTTTCAGAAGAAGCCTGTCCTG GACTGCTCCGTTGCTGACTGCCTGAGGTTCCACTGTGACATCCCCTCCTTCGGCGTCCAGGAGGAACTTGACTTCATCCTGAAGGGCAACCTCAGCTTCGGCTGGGTCAACCAG ACACTGCAGAAGAAGGTGTTAGTTGTGAGTGTGGCTGAGGTCACGTTCAACAGATCCGTGTATTCCCAGCTTCCAGGACAGGAGGCGTTTTTGAGAGCCCAG ACGGAGCTGGTGCTGGAGAAGTATGAGGTCTATAACCCCACCCCCATTATTGTGGGCAGCTCTGTGGGAGGACTGCTGCTGCTGGCTCTCATCACAGCCATACTGTACAAG GTTGGCTTCTTCAAACGTCAGTACAAGGAAATGATGGAGGGAGCAAATGGACAGACATCTCCAGAAAATGGGACAGGAGACCCCCAAGTTTCCCAGTAA